From Leptodactylus fuscus isolate aLepFus1 chromosome 11, aLepFus1.hap2, whole genome shotgun sequence, one genomic window encodes:
- the LOC142185547 gene encoding olfactory receptor 2AP1-like, whose amino-acid sequence MNSINQTMIEGFRLKGVSDVPDLQVLIFLLVLLIYLICLGGNLTILLLVCCDLHLHTPMYFFLANLSIIDISSSTTALHRIFVIFTTHNHMVSTSACMTQLYIYCGLISSEISILAAMSYDRYVAICRPLYYHTVMSRRLCGLLASVCWNSGFVQDLPLFVSISRFTCYISKEIDHYFCDILPIRDITCSDTSLVDLYILTVGNVNVFVLLSLTITSYVFITSCILRISSSTGRHKAFYTCSSHIMVVVLFYSSIILQYIGTVSGGNMGSNKILSLLNTAVVPMMNPLIYSLKNKDVKSALQRKLKC is encoded by the coding sequence ATGAACTCCATAAACCAGACCATGATAGAAGGCTTTAGACTTAAAGGAGTCTCAGATGTTCCTGACCTGCAAGTTCTCATCTTCCTTCTGGTTCTTCTCATTTATCTCATCTGTCTTGGAGGAAATCTGACCATTCTACTCCTGGTCTGCTGTGATCTCCACCTGCAcactcccatgtacttcttcttggCCAACTTGTCCATCATAGACATATCCAGCTCTACTACAGCTCTACACAGGATTTTTGTGATCTTCACAACACACAACCACATGGTTTCCACCTCGGCCTGTATGACCCAGCTATATATTTACTGTGGATTGATCAGTAGTGAGATTTCCATTTTGGCCGCCATGAGCTATGACCGCTATGTCGCCATCTGTAGACCTTTATATTATCACACAGTCATGAGTCGGAGACTCTGCGGTCTTTTGGCCTCAGTCTGCTGGAATTCCGGGTTCGTACAGGATCTTCCTCTCTTTGTCAGTATTTCCAGGTTCACTTGTTACATTTCCAAGGAAATTGACCAttatttttgtgatattttgcCCATCCGGGACATTACATGTAGTGACACTTCACTTGTGGACCTTTATATTTTAACTGTTGGCAATGTGAATGTATTTGTGTTACTTTCTCTGACTATAACTTCTTATGTTTTCATTACTTCTTGTATCTTAAGAATCAGCTCGAGTACTGGCAGACATAAAGCCTTCTACACGTGTTCCTCGCACATCATGGTGGTTGTCCTCTTCTATTCTTCTATTATATTACAATACATAGGAACCGTGTCTGGGGGTAACATGGGCTCCAACAAAATCCTCTCCCTATTAAACACGGCTGTTGTCCCCATGATGAACCCCCTGATCTACAGCCTGAAAAATAAAGATGTCAAATCTGCCCTACAAAGAAAACTTAAATGTTGA